In the [Clostridium] colinum genome, one interval contains:
- a CDS encoding FAD-dependent oxidoreductase, with protein MKNIVIIGSGMGGLTVGAKLAKQGYNVTIIEKHIVAGGYSTNFVRKAKTGEKVTFDVSLHGIGDLNKDRIFYKQLEEIGIFQKVKPIRKKETATVMFNNGEFFDVADSFEKYKQDLINKFPNQKSGIEKLFDFLKQFDEDMEKNVHKDRQMPKYIHILQNISLYDFLKEYITDEKCINLFCFLWLYYGLPAKEINAYYYLVAWLGYHIGGTYYIEGGSGALSKAFIDIIEENGGHIVLKEEVIKINTDDNKIVSVTTDKGKTFKGDIFIINGCIENTLKYVDNQQKVDKYLKDIEQKGIGCSLTQLYIGMDCNPTELGLEKADYFFDYEEDSQKGYEYAQKADYEKVHFGLVNYNILDPNLNKDTGFVCITIADFEKNWPDRNTEEYKIKKQQVTNILLKRLYKHFPKTEGHVVITELGTPRTMKRYTNNREGAVYGFAQDLKNGGFDRLPPKTPFENCYISSAWTQPGGGYQGAILSGILCSNIVINKYSKDNIFLKDDEILEPNMFISGMIEEANKDNIKGVSAKYMFNFKDINKKYIIKIENEKVFLDKDTNNIDTEIICDYKIWAMISNNKISGETAFREGSLKVKGNIEKFKLLTKIFEPNSEIESEPVKKLIRGDILFPIALVPFIFYWSTSNIPMLNIPYSVYTTVAILYTVLIIPLFKPKYIKNQITNLEKITLITFTLMLLLDENFSKYMEIILPIGLLIFSFKGENMIGQYSKLGFNDSVSKTKLFNKINKNLSIMWSIIFITQFIVAKVIFIDNQLASLIYILSGIGGIISFIYPKKAMGN; from the coding sequence ATGAAAAATATTGTAATAATTGGTTCTGGTATGGGAGGACTAACAGTAGGGGCAAAATTAGCAAAACAAGGATATAATGTTACTATTATAGAAAAGCATATTGTTGCTGGTGGATATTCTACTAATTTTGTTAGAAAAGCAAAAACAGGAGAGAAAGTTACATTTGATGTATCTTTACACGGTATAGGTGATTTAAATAAAGATAGAATATTTTATAAACAGTTAGAAGAAATAGGTATTTTTCAAAAGGTTAAACCAATTAGAAAAAAAGAAACAGCAACAGTTATGTTTAATAATGGAGAATTTTTTGATGTAGCAGATAGTTTTGAAAAATATAAACAAGACTTAATTAATAAATTTCCAAATCAAAAAAGTGGTATAGAAAAATTATTTGATTTTCTAAAACAATTTGATGAAGACATGGAAAAGAATGTTCATAAAGATAGACAGATGCCTAAATATATACACATATTACAAAATATTAGTTTATATGACTTTTTAAAAGAATATATAACAGATGAAAAGTGTATAAATTTATTTTGTTTTTTATGGTTATATTATGGATTACCTGCTAAAGAAATAAATGCTTATTATTATTTAGTTGCTTGGCTTGGTTATCATATAGGAGGAACTTATTATATAGAAGGTGGCTCGGGTGCTTTAAGCAAAGCTTTTATAGATATAATAGAAGAAAATGGTGGACATATTGTATTAAAAGAAGAAGTTATAAAAATAAATACAGATGATAATAAAATTGTATCTGTAACAACAGATAAAGGAAAAACTTTTAAAGGTGATATTTTTATAATAAATGGTTGTATAGAAAATACTTTAAAATATGTAGATAATCAACAAAAGGTAGATAAATATTTAAAAGATATAGAACAAAAAGGTATAGGGTGTAGCTTAACTCAATTATATATAGGTATGGATTGTAACCCAACAGAACTTGGGCTAGAAAAAGCAGATTATTTTTTTGATTATGAAGAAGATTCTCAAAAAGGATATGAATATGCACAAAAAGCAGATTATGAAAAAGTTCATTTTGGCCTTGTAAACTATAATATATTAGACCCTAATTTAAATAAAGATACTGGATTTGTATGTATTACTATTGCAGACTTTGAAAAAAATTGGCCAGATAGAAATACAGAAGAATATAAAATAAAAAAACAACAAGTAACAAATATACTTTTAAAAAGGTTATATAAGCATTTTCCTAAAACAGAAGGACACGTTGTAATAACTGAGCTTGGAACACCAAGAACTATGAAGAGATATACAAATAATAGAGAAGGTGCAGTATATGGATTTGCTCAAGATTTAAAAAATGGAGGATTTGATAGATTACCACCAAAAACTCCTTTTGAAAACTGTTATATATCAAGTGCTTGGACACAACCAGGTGGAGGATATCAAGGGGCTATTTTATCTGGTATATTATGTTCTAATATAGTAATTAATAAATATAGTAAAGACAATATATTTTTAAAAGATGATGAAATATTAGAACCTAATATGTTTATATCTGGTATGATAGAAGAAGCCAATAAAGACAATATAAAAGGTGTATCTGCTAAATATATGTTTAATTTTAAAGATATAAATAAAAAATATATTATAAAAATAGAAAATGAAAAAGTATTTTTAGATAAAGATACAAACAATATAGATACAGAAATAATATGTGATTATAAAATATGGGCTATGATATCTAATAATAAAATTTCTGGTGAAACAGCATTTAGAGAAGGTAGCTTAAAAGTTAAAGGTAATATAGAAAAATTTAAACTTTTGACTAAAATATTTGAACCTAATAGTGAGATAGAAAGTGAACCAGTAAAAAAATTAATAAGAGGAGATATATTATTTCCTATAGCATTAGTACCTTTTATATTTTATTGGTCAACATCAAATATACCAATGTTAAATATACCGTATAGTGTATATACAACGGTTGCTATTTTATATACGGTATTAATAATTCCATTATTTAAACCTAAATATATAAAAAATCAAATAACAAATTTAGAAAAAATAACGTTAATTACATTTACCTTAATGCTTTTATTAGACGAAAATTTTTCTAAATATATGGAAATTATATTGCCAATAGGATTATTAATATTTTCATTTAAAGGTGAAAATATGATAGGTCAGTATTCTAAATTAGGATTTAATGATAGTGTATCTAAAACTAAATTATTTAATAAAATAAATAAAAATTTATCTATTATGTGGTCTATTATATTTATTACACAATTTATTGTTGCTAAAGTTATTTTTATAGACAATCAATTAGCTAGTTTGATTTATATTTTAAGTGGAATAGGTGGTATAATTTCATTTATTTATCCTAAAAAAGCTATGGGAAATTAA
- a CDS encoding HAD family hydrolase, which produces MDKKIAIFDLDGTLVDSINSIAEACNEALRKNGLVERDINEYKYFAGDGALELVKRAVYASGDIKYEKLENVYKIYKEIFVKDCTRGVVPFEGINELLKQLKDKNIKLAVLSNKPHERTLDVVNKVFGDNIFDMVLGYKNEETKKPNPHGALLIANEFNIEPKYCVYIGDTDTDMQTGINAGMYTIGVTWGFRKKEELIKNKANSVVDNPMDILNYFI; this is translated from the coding sequence ATGGACAAAAAGATAGCAATATTTGATTTAGATGGTACTTTAGTAGACTCTATAAATTCTATTGCAGAAGCTTGTAATGAGGCTTTAAGAAAAAATGGACTTGTAGAAAGAGATATTAATGAGTATAAATATTTTGCAGGTGATGGTGCTTTAGAACTTGTTAAAAGAGCAGTTTATGCTAGTGGAGACATAAAATATGAAAAATTAGAAAATGTATATAAAATATATAAAGAAATATTTGTAAAAGATTGTACAAGAGGGGTAGTACCATTTGAAGGAATAAATGAACTTTTAAAACAATTAAAAGATAAAAATATAAAGCTTGCTGTATTATCAAACAAACCACACGAAAGAACGTTAGATGTAGTAAATAAAGTATTTGGAGATAATATATTTGACATGGTGTTAGGCTACAAAAATGAAGAAACTAAAAAGCCAAATCCTCATGGAGCATTATTAATAGCTAATGAATTTAATATAGAGCCTAAATATTGTGTTTATATAGGAGATACAGATACAGATATGCAAACAGGAATAAATGCAGGTATGTATACTATAGGTGTAACTTGGGGGTTTAGAAAAAAAGAAGAGCTTATAAAAAATAAAGCTAATAGTGTAGTTGATAATCCTATGGATATATTGAATTATTTTATTTAA
- the rny gene encoding ribonuclease Y, protein MDVKYVIPIIIISFISVIIGGLIGFAMRKKIAEATIGSAEKEADNILINAKKEAEAKKKEILLEAKEESLKVKNEIENESRERKQEMQRFEKRLIQKEESLEKRSQTLERKEEIHQEKIAKLEEERQNIEQISNKKLEELERISGFTIEQAKEYLLSSLEEELIHEKAIRIKDMEANVKQEADRKAKEIIGFAIQRCAVDHVAESTVSVVPLPNDEMKGRIIGREGRNIRAIESLTGIDIIIDDTPEAVILSGFDPMKREIARIALEKLILDGRVHPAKIEEMVDKAKKEVETMIREEGESACFEIGVHGIHPELIRLLGKMKFRTSYGQNVLKHSLEVAYLTGIMAGELGLDVTLAKRAGLLHDIGKAVDYDEEGSHIELGSALCKKYKENSVVINAVESHHGDTEPTSLISVLVQAADAISAARPGARRETLETYIKRLQNLENIADSFEGVEKSFAIQAGRELRIMISPDIVDDDRLVLLARDISKKIEEELEYPGQIKVNLIRETRAIDYAR, encoded by the coding sequence CTGGACGTAAAATACGTAATACCAATTATAATAATAAGTTTTATATCGGTCATCATAGGTGGTTTGATTGGTTTTGCTATGCGTAAAAAGATTGCCGAAGCAACCATAGGTTCAGCAGAAAAAGAGGCAGATAATATTTTAATAAACGCAAAAAAAGAAGCGGAAGCTAAGAAAAAAGAAATTTTACTAGAGGCTAAAGAAGAAAGCCTTAAAGTAAAAAATGAAATAGAAAACGAAAGTAGAGAAAGAAAACAAGAGATGCAAAGGTTTGAAAAGAGACTTATACAAAAGGAAGAATCTCTTGAAAAAAGATCTCAAACTCTTGAAAGAAAAGAAGAAATTCATCAAGAAAAAATAGCTAAACTTGAAGAAGAAAGACAAAATATAGAACAGATATCTAATAAGAAATTAGAAGAGCTTGAGAGAATATCTGGGTTTACAATAGAACAAGCTAAAGAATATCTTTTATCTAGTTTGGAAGAAGAACTTATACATGAAAAAGCTATACGTATAAAAGATATGGAAGCTAATGTAAAACAAGAAGCGGATAGAAAAGCAAAAGAAATAATTGGATTTGCTATACAAAGATGTGCAGTAGACCACGTTGCAGAAAGTACGGTTTCGGTTGTTCCATTGCCTAATGATGAAATGAAGGGCAGGATAATTGGACGTGAAGGTAGAAATATTAGAGCGATAGAATCTCTTACAGGGATAGATATTATAATAGATGATACTCCAGAAGCAGTTATATTATCTGGATTTGACCCTATGAAAAGAGAAATTGCAAGAATAGCTTTAGAAAAGCTTATTTTAGATGGAAGAGTACATCCAGCAAAAATAGAAGAAATGGTTGATAAAGCCAAAAAAGAAGTAGAAACAATGATTAGAGAAGAAGGCGAAAGTGCTTGTTTTGAAATAGGAGTACACGGTATACATCCAGAGCTTATTAGATTACTTGGTAAAATGAAATTTAGAACAAGCTATGGACAAAATGTTTTAAAACATTCTTTAGAAGTTGCATATCTTACAGGAATTATGGCTGGAGAATTAGGACTAGATGTTACACTTGCAAAAAGAGCAGGGCTTTTACACGACATAGGAAAAGCCGTAGATTATGATGAAGAAGGGTCTCATATAGAGCTTGGTTCGGCGCTTTGTAAAAAATATAAAGAAAATAGTGTAGTTATTAATGCAGTAGAGTCTCATCACGGAGATACAGAACCAACATCTTTAATATCCGTTCTTGTTCAGGCTGCAGATGCTATATCTGCTGCTAGACCAGGTGCAAGAAGAGAAACTTTAGAAACCTACATAAAAAGGCTACAAAATCTTGAAAATATTGCCGATAGTTTTGAAGGTGTAGAAAAATCTTTTGCTATACAAGCAGGAAGAGAGCTTAGAATAATGATTTCTCCAGATATAGTAGATGATGATAGACTTGTACTTTTAGCTAGAGATATATCTAAAAAAATAGAAGAAGAATTGGAATATCCAGGGCAAATAAAAGTAAATCTTATTAGAGAAACTAGAGCAATAGATTATGCGAGATAA